In Nematostella vectensis chromosome 3, jaNemVect1.1, whole genome shotgun sequence, the genomic window CTCCCTTACAGCCATGAAGGTCCTAATTGTTTTCGGGCTCTGCCTACTCGTCGCAGTCAACGCGGCACCAGCGACCAAAGGTAAACAATCATCTTGTTTACCATCAGCTTaatatcatcattgtcatcactatcatcctCACCACAGTAACcagcaccaacatcatcatcatcatcgacgCCACTTCTTCGTTGTCTTCCCCGTACCTTAAAGCCCCTACAATACTTCTTTAAAGCGTCTCTCCTGTCATTACCGCAACCCACACTTTGTGCCTATTTCTACTTACAACATATCTCCCTTAAAGCTAACAAGCACGACTCCATTGCCGAAGCATCTGACGCGACAGAGGCCGTCGCACCTGAAGCACCAGCTAGCCCAGAATCCGAGAACACCGATGACTTCAAGGAGCCCGAGGCAAAGGAAGAGACCCCTGCTGCCGCCCCTAAGGCCGAGGATACACCTGCTCTCGAGACTTCTGGTGAGAGCAAGTTGCCCGACACACCCGTTGAGGACGAGGAAAGCGAAGATGATGACGATAGCttcgatgatggtgatgatgaggtAGGCTTATTTTTCCTATAAGctctgatgatggtggtgatagttgagtggcgatgatggtggcaatgataatggtgatggtgatgagctctgatgatggtagtgatgatgatgatgatggtgattagctctgatgatggtggtgatgagctctgatgatggtagtgatgatgatgatggtggtgatgagctatgatgatggtagtgatgatgatgttgatgaggtGAGCTTAATTTCACTATTAGCTTTGATGACATTTATTTGCCAAAACAAACTGCCAGTTGCTCGACACACTTGTCGAGGATGAGgaaggattttgatgattgctttgatggtaatgatgatgagcTCTTATGATGATCCTGAGGTGATGACGgtaatggtgattatgattatggtgatggtgacggtaaggtaatgatgataaagatgatgataatgtgaTAAGATGACAGACAGTCAGCCCAACACCCTGATGACGATGAAAGAAGCGAGGATGATAACGATATCTTTGATGAGTTCTAAAGATgagatgatgataacgatgttgacgtagactCTCTGATATAATTATCaaactagaccctgcgcgcagtgttgactgggatacctgagagATTTCATATGCACGTGTTTGAACAATTTGTTTGAGTCACTGTGTTGTAAAATGTAttaccaaaaatgtttttttcctaccattaaaaaaacatttaattatTTAAGCAATTTTGAAACTGACTGGGGCAATTAATGTAAGAAACACCAGCTTTCCAGGGGGCATGGGACCCCATAAAAGTAATTGGGGTTGTTGAGTCATGAACAATATAATGGCCTCGATTGTTTAAGGCATTTATTATTTCACTTGTGAGcacaaagtaaacaacaagatCATTTATGCTATTCTATTGTttagacaaaaatattttggtgcCAAATGAGAGGGCCATATGGAATATCTGGATGATATATCAGGATATTTAATTGGAAGTAGCCTAGTATCATCGTGTATTTAATATCCTATTCCTGATACACCAAATAATATCTCTTTGGGGGTAGAGGGTTAATTATGATTCGCGACGGGGTTGAATCATTATTAAAAGCGACACCTTAAAGGTACATGCGACAGACGTTATCATTGATTAGATAGAATTGGCAAAAGAATTACTCTTGGAATAACTGGAGTCTAGAGCTTGTTCATTGAAACACTTTGCTTATTCGTCAGGAGGACgaggatgatgaagatgatgaggAGGATAgcgatgatggcgatgatgaggATGACGAGAAAGAGagcggtgatggtgatgcaGGAAATGCCAAGGATGAGGCCTCCGGAGAAAGCGACGATGCTAAGCCAAAGACGAAAGATGCTGAGAAGAAAGATGATAAGAAGAAGGTGGACGAAAAGAAAGAGGATGAGAAGAAAGATGATGACAAGAAGGTAAAGGAGAAAAAAGAGGATGACAAGAAGAACGACTCCAGTGCCAGCGGTGAGAGCGAAGACAGCGACGACGgagatgatgaggatgatgaagaAGACGAGGAAGATGAAAAGGATGAGAGTGACGAGGCTGATAGCGATGATGGCAGCGAGAAGGAAGATGATGATGCCGATGAGGAATAAATAAATTCTGCTTCGAATACCATCAAATGCTACTGATAACTCTCAGAGACACTCTTGCATGCTTATCATGTTATAATATACAACCTACTGATCACGAATTGCCAGCAATTTAATGCCAGAAATACCCGTTTTTTGAAAAcggcaaataaaatatatctaaaaatgtatattgtgTTCTTATTTTACCCCAATACACACATATATAAAACTCACTCCCTCATATAAGGGAGAAGTGCGAGAGTTAAAAGGACTATGTTTGAAATAATACAATCTATACACCTTattacacaaaaaaaaactgtagtACAAAATGTCTTAAAACAAGAGACCATATTTTCTATCATTTCATGACTATTTTGTCATATTGTAATTTTTATCATCTTGACCCTTTCCTAAATCAATGTTTGATTGTCAAAATACTATATCGACATTTATGTCAgttcaccaaaaactggtagtcgactctgccaaattttcgtcttcaCCTTGCCCccgaagaagtcttattaaagatgaacatttggcagagtcgactaactgtttttggtgtattgtgtttattcttctggttcacgaccACGACATTTATGTCAGtgcgtttatttttttaaattacgaTACTTgcccaattttttttagaaaatgatCACAACCACTCGGCCAATCAGCGCCCTCCATTTGAACCACCCTAAATCTCATAGTAATTAAGGTGCCAAGCGGCGAGGGCATTAAACAATAGGGAATTAGTATTCCCTGAGTTGCACCTTTATTTAGATTGTTTTCCAGgaggaaaacaataaaaacaaagttgcaacttagcaggcccgtagccaggattttaagcggggtggttcgtttttccattttcgCAGACCAAATTTTgggtatacccctctcctcgccttattacattaggcaatcaatacttgaaataaattcaatctaatatttaaaatgttattaatagggtgctttttaatatatagagataaaaaaaataataaaaattattattttaaaaatatttttagtcattttaaagacatattgatgtgcacggtatatccaaccaaacgttatatatatatatatatatatatatttattttttgttaaatctgagcggaccttcgagccgtgtgtgtgtgtgtgtgtgtgttggggggttGGGGTTCGTCCGAATTGGTTGCTGTTCTACTTGTTCTATGGACAATCTAGGTACAGGGGTTATTTAATTTAACTCATGTACGCTAGAGCTCGCCCACCGCGCCATAGGAACACAAGCAATAGCAGTGTCATAgaagtgccgtagcaggcctcgaaatattggaggagcacaatacagaaacattgagaaaatattggaggcacagccacgcctctactgctcatttccttataattaaCTAATTTTGCTGAAGTAGCTCAATCgatttgggcttcctgtggaacAGCTGCCATTTTGGAAACGAAATCTCCCGTCCCCTCCCCTGGTGCGCAATTAGTAGTCTACATGCGTTGCCTCTCCAGCTTCGATTTGGACGGGGTCTTTCTGTCTGTAGATACCAAGATTTGGGCTCCCTTTGGCAGTCAGCAATACAAAAGTGGTCATTATTTTTCGCACGTGCCCCTGTGTAATGTTGAAAGCCCCTTCTTCGATTTATACCGTGAACACTTCGAGTTATACcgcgaaaacaaaaagtatgACGGCTTATTATCCGATGTTTTACGGGTTTTGCTTATCATTTCGAAGTTTGTCAAtctataataaaaacaactaaaagaaaaaagcgATTAaattaggaataataaaattaGCTCCTCGAATAGCCCAAACCCAATCGCCTGGTGAGGCAAGTAAGGCTTTGTTTACAAATACAGTTGAGCGAAATAACCTTATTAAGGGCAGACAAACATACCAAGTTCCTAAAATGACGGGTAAACAATAATCATTTAGTAGATCTCTGTGTTTTTTGATAAGATGAGTTCATATAGGTTAATGTAAAATCACTCCGAATAATGTCATTTTCCTGCCCCGCACATATcagacatatttttttcattcgaTACCTGGTttgcagtattttatattttgggtTTATTATTCCACAGCAATGCCCAGTCCAGATCTACTATAAATGCAGATCATTGCACCAGAAATAAGACAAAATAGATTGGTACTAAATTGGTACTCCGCAACCACCAAAAATCATATCTACGACTGCACATCCCCTCCCCAGCTAATTAGATTGCATCTTATGGTTATAGAccttcaattaaaaaaaattcttttgtggtataaaataatattacaagcacTTTTTTTGCTCCATTTCACTTATAAAACAAAGTGTTAGTTATCAGCCAAGACAGTGGCTGCAAAAAAGGGGTCTTGTATAAATATAGCTTATAGATGGAAAATGTGACAACTGTCCTTTCGCAAATCTATAAGAATATAGATTTTACCCTTGCAATGGAATGACGAGCCAATCTGAGCTAGAACACTGCACTTCTCTGTGAGAACCTCtagagttttaaaaattgggggggggggggtacatgGCCCCTGtgtcccaccccctgctacggacCTACCTTGCGTGCCTCGTGCCACCACCGGTTGTAGCGATGGGACGCGAGGGACGTGCACGTTGCTTCTGCGGCACGTGATGTTGCACGCCGGCAGTTGCGGTCGTAAGCGCGGTCATAAGCACTACGGTAGTTGCGGGCTGGATCATCATAGGTGATTCATATGCGACCATTTACTGCAAAATCAAACTGCGGCAGGCCGTGCATCAGATTGGGGCGCTGGCGATAGCGCGCAGACGGAAACAGCAGCTCTCAAAGACCCAGTTTATTATAACCCTATTATATTTCTATTAACGCATGTGGGTGCCGTTCTGGGTTGTGGTCTCATTCTATTCACCACACCACGGCTGTAGGGGCGGTTATTGTCGTCAGAAACATGAACACGGTACTGGAACCTTTGAGTTACGTGTTGAGAACAAAAGAATTCCATGAGGCGTTGACGAGGTTGCTGTGCAAGGAACAACTGTATCAACGGGACCACACCCAAGGGTATAGGAATTCTGTTATTCCACGGTTCGCGCGCCTCCCTGTGCCGCGAAACACGGTGCAAATCTTCGAAAAAACGCCTTGATAAAACCGCTTGTTCCTACGCCCGCTACCGGAAGAAGGCGTTTATAATGCAGGCACGAGTGCGacttggaaaataaaatacaagataCCATAAGATCTCGTTGGCCTCGGAGTAATGAGCGCTTCGAACGACTGTAGGCGCCAATAAGTTTGGTGTTTGCAGCAAGCGTGCGCGTTTGCACGTTTTTCAACCCGAAACACCCGCAACTTAAGTCGCATCTAAGAAACAATGTAATTCACTACAGGCACCATAATCTAAATGAAAGTTAAAGACATGCAAGTCGCAGTTGCAAACGCACCCAGTAGAGAACCATGTAGCAAATCCGGAAGGAGCTGGATCAGCCAAAGGTCGCAACAGCGCTTTGTTAATACACATAATTGACAAGcgtgcaataaaaaaaatcatgttttaCAGGTTTTCCAGGAGTCCCCCTCGCAAGTTTAAGGCAAAATCCCGCTACCCTGAAGACCAGAGGTTCCGAGAGCTTTTCGAGCGCCAGCACATTTGAACCCCCGCCCCCTAGCATGCTGGGAAAAGCGGATATTCAGCCTGAAAAGCGGATATTCAGCCTCTGGGACCCAGGGTAAAATCCCGCTCATCGGAGGAAAACACCGCAAAACTGTAAGCAAAAACTCGCTTACCAAAGGTTTTTATAATACCGGATGTTTTTGCGTAGATCCTTCATATATGGTTCACTAGTAATGGTT contains:
- the LOC5512720 gene encoding protein starmaker, whose product is MKVLIVFGLCLLVAVNAAPATKANKHDSIAEASDATEAVAPEAPASPESENTDDFKEPEAKEETPAAAPKAEDTPALETSGESKLPDTPVEDEESEDDDDSFDDGDDEEDEDDEDDEEDSDDGDDEDDEKESGDGDAGNAKDEASGESDDAKPKTKDAEKKDDKKKVDEKKEDEKKDDDKKVKEKKEDDKKNDSSASGESEDSDDGDDEDDEEDEEDEKDESDEADSDDGSEKEDDDADEE